From a single Myxococcus stipitatus genomic region:
- a CDS encoding sensor histidine kinase, with amino-acid sequence MSNNHGVDALDVRAASGHAGGCEPFVRVMDAGRPEASLPRIERDARARALLEGYLDAIRRRADALSIWLMGAQWLVALVLATVAAPAAWAGREQSLWWGCLGAGVPLVVAPSLLVWRRPGAVATRHVVALTQVLWSVVFIVLSGGRVEAHFHMFGALALLSFYRDPGVLLTAGGAALLVHGARAAGWPEALSISGGAGWRVMELALWLGVVDVVLVVACRGVSREMWRVAEQQVSLERACERERLDRERAMERSLRELRDTRELAARMEKLAAVGQRTATVSHELRNPLAAARTANAAVARRLRGAEAGGDDARLQRFLDIVERELAVCSNITSELLEFVRERPLVLGPCALRVLVDEVFDLVPGRQGVRVENRVPVGLETPWVDRELLRRMLINLVQNAVESMPAEREGVVEVSAEEGGGRAFHIRVSDNGSGIPDRVLERIFEPLFTTKEHGTGLGLAVVSSTVRQHGGTLRVESSEGKGSVFTISLPRLDASRDVSCNP; translated from the coding sequence ATGTCGAACAACCACGGAGTGGATGCGCTCGACGTGCGGGCTGCGTCGGGGCATGCGGGGGGCTGTGAGCCCTTCGTGCGGGTGATGGATGCGGGGCGGCCCGAGGCGTCCCTGCCGCGCATCGAGCGGGACGCTCGGGCCCGGGCGTTGCTCGAGGGCTACCTGGATGCGATCCGCCGCCGCGCGGACGCGCTGTCCATCTGGTTGATGGGGGCGCAGTGGCTGGTGGCGCTCGTGCTGGCGACGGTGGCCGCGCCAGCCGCGTGGGCGGGCCGCGAGCAGTCGCTGTGGTGGGGGTGCCTGGGGGCGGGTGTGCCCCTGGTGGTGGCGCCGTCGCTGCTCGTGTGGCGGCGGCCGGGCGCGGTGGCGACGCGGCATGTCGTGGCCCTCACCCAGGTGCTGTGGTCGGTGGTCTTCATCGTGCTGTCGGGAGGGCGCGTCGAGGCGCACTTCCACATGTTCGGCGCGCTGGCGCTCCTGTCCTTCTATCGGGACCCGGGCGTGTTGCTGACGGCGGGGGGCGCGGCGCTGCTGGTGCACGGCGCGCGGGCGGCGGGCTGGCCGGAGGCGCTGTCCATCTCCGGGGGCGCGGGCTGGCGGGTGATGGAGCTGGCGCTGTGGCTGGGGGTGGTGGACGTGGTGCTCGTCGTCGCGTGCCGTGGCGTTTCCCGGGAGATGTGGCGCGTCGCCGAACAGCAGGTGTCGCTGGAGCGCGCCTGCGAGCGCGAGCGCCTGGACCGCGAACGGGCGATGGAGCGCAGCCTCCGCGAGCTGCGGGACACGCGGGAGCTGGCGGCCCGGATGGAGAAGCTGGCGGCGGTGGGGCAGCGCACGGCGACGGTGAGCCACGAACTGCGCAACCCGCTCGCCGCGGCCCGCACCGCCAACGCGGCCGTGGCCCGGCGCCTGCGGGGGGCGGAGGCGGGCGGCGACGACGCGCGGCTCCAGCGCTTCCTGGACATCGTCGAGCGGGAGCTGGCGGTGTGCTCCAACATCACGTCGGAGCTGCTGGAGTTCGTGCGCGAGCGGCCGCTGGTGCTCGGGCCCTGCGCGCTGCGCGTGCTGGTGGACGAGGTCTTCGACCTGGTGCCGGGGCGTCAGGGCGTACGGGTGGAGAACCGCGTCCCGGTGGGCCTGGAGACGCCGTGGGTGGACCGGGAGCTGCTGCGCCGGATGCTCATCAACCTGGTGCAGAACGCGGTGGAGTCCATGCCCGCGGAGCGCGAGGGCGTGGTGGAGGTGTCGGCGGAGGAGGGGGGCGGCAGGGCCTTCCACATCCGCGTCTCCGACAACGGCTCCGGCATCCCGGACCGCGTCCTGGAGCGCATCTTCGAGCCGCTCTTCACGACCAAGGAGCACGGCACCGGCCTGGGGCTGGCCGTGGTGTCCAGCACGGTGCGCCAGCACGGCGGCACCCTGCGGGTGGAGAGCAGCGAGGGCAAGGGCAGCGTCTTCACCATCTCCCTGCCGCGCCTCGACGCGTCGCGGGACGTCTCCTGCAATCCCTAG
- the metF gene encoding methylenetetrahydrofolate reductase [NAD(P)H], translating into MKIRNRLNPSNPCFSFEFFPPKTDEGVANLLRTLDELAPLEPGFVSVTYGAGGSTRDRTVELVTRIKAQTGIEAMAHLTCVGHTRDELRELLQRLAEARVENVLVLRGDPPLGEKTFVPTQGGFAYASELVRFIREEDFTFCMGGACYPEGHVETASRDDDLRHLKAKVDEGLDFVVTQLFFDNAFYFDFVERARRAGINVPIVPGIMPITNYEQVQRFTRMCGATVPMRLALQLERVKDQPDALVQLGVAHATVQCMELLSRGVPGIHFYTLNKSPATRMIVSALRART; encoded by the coding sequence ATGAAGATTCGTAATCGGTTGAATCCGTCCAACCCCTGTTTCTCGTTCGAGTTCTTCCCCCCGAAGACGGACGAGGGCGTGGCCAACCTCCTGCGGACGCTGGACGAGCTGGCGCCGCTGGAGCCGGGCTTCGTGTCCGTGACGTACGGGGCCGGGGGGAGCACGCGGGACAGGACGGTGGAGCTGGTCACCCGCATCAAGGCTCAGACGGGCATCGAGGCCATGGCGCACCTGACGTGCGTGGGCCACACGCGGGACGAGCTGCGCGAGCTGCTCCAGCGCCTGGCGGAGGCCCGGGTGGAGAACGTCCTGGTGCTGCGCGGCGACCCGCCCCTGGGGGAGAAGACCTTCGTCCCGACGCAGGGCGGCTTCGCCTACGCGTCGGAGCTGGTGCGATTCATCCGAGAAGAGGATTTCACCTTCTGCATGGGGGGTGCGTGCTATCCCGAGGGCCACGTGGAGACGGCCTCGCGCGACGACGACCTGCGTCATCTGAAGGCGAAGGTGGACGAGGGGCTGGACTTCGTGGTGACCCAGCTGTTCTTCGACAACGCGTTCTACTTCGACTTCGTGGAGCGGGCCCGGCGCGCGGGCATCAACGTCCCCATCGTCCCCGGCATCATGCCCATCACCAACTACGAGCAGGTGCAGCGCTTCACGCGCATGTGCGGCGCCACGGTGCCCATGCGCCTGGCGTTGCAGCTCGAGCGGGTGAAGGACCAGCCGGACGCGCTGGTGCAGCTGGGCGTGGCGCACGCGACGGTGCAGTGCATGGAGCTGCTGTCGCGCGGCGTGCCCGGCATCCACTTCTACACGCTCAACAAGTCCCCGGCGACGCGGATGATCGTGAGCGCATTGAGAGCCCGTACATGA